The following is a genomic window from Thioclava electrotropha.
GGCAGAGAAACGCGCGCCAGCCGCGTCTCGGCGGGGGTCATTTTCTCGACTGCCGACATTACGCCATCACCTCCGAGATCCCGTGTTTTGCGAGCAGGTCGGCATAGCCGTTCTTCTCGACTTCGAGGGCCAGTTCCGGTCCGCCGGTTTCGATGATGCGGCCATCCGCCATGATGTGGACGACATCGGGTTTGATGTGGTCGAGCAGGCGCTGGTAGTGGGTGATCACGAGGAAGGAGCGGCCCTCGTCGCGCAGCGCGTTCACGCCTTCGGCCACCAGACGCATCGCGTCGACGTCGAGGCCGGAGTCGGTCTCGTCGAGGATGCACATCTTCGGCTCGAGGATCGCCATCTGCAGGATTTCGTTACGCTTTTTTTCACCGCCCGAGAAGCCGACATTGACCGGACGCTTGAGCATGTCTGCGTCGATCTTGAGCGATTTCGCCTTGCCGCGCACCAGTTTCAGGAAGTCGCCAGCCGAGATTTCCTCCTCGCCGCGCGCCTTGCGCTGCGCGTTGAGCGCGGTGCGCAGGAAGGTCATGTTGCCGACGCCGGGGATTTCCACCGGGTATTGGAACGCGAGGAACAGGCCTGCGGCCGCGCGCTCTTCGGGCTCGGAATCCAGCAGGTCGGTGTCGTTGAGATGCGCTTCGCCTTCGGTGACCTCGTAGCCGTCGCGGCCCGAGAGCACATAGGACAGCGTGGACTTACCCGAGCCATTCGGCCCCATGATCGCATGGACCTTCCCGGACTCGACGCTCAGGTTGACGCCCTTGAGGATCTGCTTGTCCTCTTCTTCCAGTTTGACGTGCAGGTTCTTGATATCAAGCATGGTTCTTCCTCAGGATACGGTTACAGCGGTGCCGGAGGCCGACACCATAAGCATGGATTGGCCGACGACCTCGTAGTCGAGATCGACGCCGACAACGGCATTCGCGCCCAGCTCGCGGGCGCGGTCTTCAAGCTCGCCGAGCGCCGTGGCGCGCGCGTCTTGCAATTTGGATTCGTAAGCGCCGGAGCGGCCGCCGATGATATCGGTGACCTGCGCGAAGATATCGCGGACGACATTGGCGCCCATGATGGCTTCGCCCACGACGATGCCATGATAGGTCGCGATCGGGCGACCCTCGATGCTGGGGGTGGTGGTGACGATCATGCGCGCCCTCCCGTTTGGCGACCCGTGCGGGCCGCAGCGGGCGCGCGAAGGGTCAGAAGCGGATGGTGGTCTCGGCGTAGCGCAGGGTGCGCGGCTCGAATTGCGCGGTCTGCTGCTCCACCCAGTCGGGCGTGAAGGCGAGCGCCGCCATATCCGGTTGCCAGAAGGCGATATTGTGCAGCCCCACGAAGGCCAGCGCGACGCCCAGCAGCTGCACCGCCATCAGTTTCACCGACGCCAGCCGCAGCATCATACCCAGCCCGAAGGCGGTCAGCACTGCCGCAACCACGAGGACCAGATCCGGGTTGGAGCCCACTTTTTCGGCCAGTTCCGGCGTCAGAAAGCGCATCTTGAGCGCGGTGACGACCATCATCCCGATCGCACCGACCATCAGCGCGGGCAGGACCTTGAACACGGCCAGCCGCGAGTGACGCGGCTTGGCGATGACCTGACGCAGCATCGCGGAATCGTTGGCCACCCAGGCTTCCTGATCCCCTATATGCAGCTGAATCCGGCCCTTCGCCGATTTCCGCGTTTTCTCGATCCGCGCGAGGCGATCGTTGAAGCTGGCGCTCGATACCGTCATGGCCCTCACCTATCCCTTTGGACAGGTTAAGACATGCATAAGGATTATGCCCGAAATGGGGCAGATCCTCGGCAATTTCGATATTTGCGCGCGTGCAGATCACCCGACGCTCCCCTCCAGCGAGATCGCCACAAGGCTTTGAGCTTCCATCGCGAATTCCATCGGCAGCGCCTGGAGGACTTCGCGGCAGAACCCGTTGACCACAAGGGCCACGGCCTCTTCCTCGTCCATCCCGCGGGCGCGGCAATAGAACAGCTGATCGTCATCGACCTTCGAGGTGGTGGCCTCGTGCTCGACCCGGCTCGAGTTGTTCTTCACCTCGATATAGGGAACCGTGTGCGCGCCGCATTTGTCGCCGATCAGCAGCGAGTCACATTGCGTGTAGTTGCGCGAGTCGGTGGCTTTCGGGTGCATCGAGACGAGACCGCGATAGGTGTTCTGCGCCTGACCGGCCGAGATCCCCTTGGACACGATCCGCGAGCGGGTGTCCTTGCCCAGATGGATCATCTTGGTGCCGGTATCGGCCTGCTGCCAGTTATTCGCGATGGCGATCGAGTAGAACTCGCCCTGGCTCTCATTGCCGCGCAGGATGCAGGACGGGTATTTCCACGTGATCGCGGAGCCGGTCTCGACTTGCGTCCACATCACCTTGGCGCGGTCGCCGCGGCAATCGGCGCGTTTGGTGACGAAGTTGTAGATGCCGCCCTTGCCGTCTTCATCGCCCGGGAACCAGTTCTGCACCGTGGAATATTTCACCTCGGCGTCTTCCTCGACGATGATCTCGACCACGGCCGCGTGCAGCTGCGCGGTGTCGCGCTTGGGCGCGGTGCAGCCTTCGAGATAGGACACGTAAGAGCCCTTGTCGGCGATGATCAGGGTGCGCTCGAACTGCCCCGTGTTTTCCGCGTTGATGCGGAAATAGGTCGAGAGTTCCATCGGGCAGCGCACGCCCGGCGGCACGTAGACGAAGGAGCCGTCCGAGAACACGGCCGAGTTCAGCGCAGCGTAGAAGTTATCCGCCTGCGGCACGACCGAGCCGAGATATTTCTTCACCAGCTCCGGGTGTTCCTGGATCGCTTCCGAGATCGAGCAGAAGATCACGCCCGCCTCGGCCAGCTTGTCCTTGAAGGTGGTGCCGACGGAGACGGAGTCGAACACTGCGTCGACCGCGATCTGGCGATCTTCGAGGTTGATGTCTTCCGCGCCTTCGACGCCCGCGAGGATCATCTGTTCCTTCAGCGGAATGCCGAGCTTCTCATAGGTGGCGAGCAGCTTGGGATCGACCTCGTCGAGCGACTTGGGCTTCTCGACCATGCTTTTCGGACGCGCGTAGTAATACTGGTCCTGAAAATCGATCTCCGGAACCTTCAGCAGCGCCCAGTTCGGCTTCGGCATATCTTCCCAGCGCGAGAACGCCTGCAGACGCCATTCGGTCATCCACTCGGGCTCTTTGTTCTTGTCCGAGATGAGGCGGACGATATCCGTGTTCACGCCTTTCGGCGCGTATTCCATCTCGATATCGGTGTTCCAGCCGTATTTGTAGGTGCCCATATTCTGGACGGTCTCGACCGTCTCGCGATCGACGCCCTCACGTACTTCCACCTGATCAACGCCCGCCATATCCGGCTCTCCCATCTCTTACCCGCGCCGTGCGCGGTGTTTCGCTTCGCATTTCAGCCAGTGTTCGGCGAAACGCATGACATCTTCTTCGCGGCTCTGCGGCCCCAGCGAGACCCGCAATGCCGATCCCGCCTCGGTTTCCGAAAAGCCCATTGCGACCAGCGCAGCAGAGCTTTTGACCTTCCCGCTCGAACAGGCGGAGCCTGCGGAAACCGCGAACCCGCCCAAGTCCATCTGCATCACCTGCGTCTCGCCCTTCCAGCCGGGCGTGATGAAGCAGGAGGTGTTCGGAAGCCTGTGCGATTCATTCCCGACAAAAATAGTCTCGCTTGCCCGATCCGCAATGGCGTTTTCTAGAATGTTTCTAAGTTTTTCGATCTCGCGCCAGATTCCGCCCTCAAGATCACGCGAGGCCGCTTCGGCTGCCGCACCGAAGCCCGCGATGCCGATCAGGTTCTCCGTGCCGGCCCGCCGACCCATCTCCTGACCGCCGCCTTTGAGCTGCGCCGCGATATCCGTGCCGCGCTTGACGATCAGCGCGCCCACGCCCTTCGGCCCGCCCAGCTTATGCGCCGAGACGATGCCACAGGTGGTGCCGAGCCAGTTGAACGCAAACGGGATCTTGCCGAAGCCTTGGGTGAGATCGCTCAGATACAGCCCCTCGGGCAGATCTTGGACCACGCCGGTCTCGGAATTGGCCAGTTGCAGGGCCGAGTTTGCGGGATCGGTGACGGTGATCCGCCCTGCCCGGTCCACGGGCAAATCCTCGATACACCAGCTGCGGATCGCGTCATGCTCGACGCCCGCGCAATGCACCTCGCGCCCGCTCAGCGCCAGCGCCGCCGCCTCGGTCGCGCCGGACGTGAAGATCACATCCTGCCCCTCGGCGCCCAAAGCGGCCGCGACCTGAGCGCGCGCGCGCTCCATCAGCGCCTTCGCCGCGCGCCCTTCGGAATGGACGGAGGACGGGTTGCCGACCACATCCATCGCTTCGATCATCGCCTGACGGGCCTCTGCCCTCAGCGGCGTTGTCGCGTTCCAGTCGAGATAGCTGCGCGCCATGATACGCTCCGCTTGGTTGGGTGTCGGATAGCTGCGGCGGGGATAGGGCAGCCGCGCCCCAGAAGAAAGGGCGTGCCTTCGACTTGGCAAAAATATCCCCCGCGGAGCGTCCGCGAGAGGCCATCACACCCCGGCGGTTGGAATTATTCGTCGACGACCGAGAACAGGCTCGGCACGGCGGGACAGGGTTTCATGCGGTTTTTCACCACATCGTCCAGCGTCGTCTGGTGCAGGAAGACGAAGACCTGTGCCGACAGGCTCTCCCACAAACGGTTCGCCATCGATTGCGCCCGCGATCCCGAAATCGCCCCTGACGCGCCAGCGCCGACATGCATCGCCGAGACGGTCTCGTCCACGGCCTCGAAAATCTCCGAGATGCGGATCTCCGACGGGCAGCGCGCCAGCCGGTAGCCGCCGCCCGGGCCGCGCACCGAATTCACCAGCCCCGCCCGGCGCAGCCGCACGAAGAGCTGCTCCAGATAGGGCAGCGAGATATCCTGACGCTCCGACAGCGCCGCCAGAGAGGTCCGGCTGCCTTCGCCCGCCAGCGCCAGATCGACCAGCGCGACCATCGCGTAACGGCCTTTCGTCGACAGTTTCATGCACCCTCCTCGGCCCGAGACCCATCCGAACCCGTATTTAGCCGAAAATCGGCCCGAAAACACCGCCCGCGCAGGAGTGAATCATTGCTAAAGCATTGACGCAAGCGCGAGGGCCGATTACCTCCACCAATGCCCGATCTCCCGGCATGGCGCCGGGGGAGGCTTTCTCCTAGGCCAGCCGCGCCGACCCGTCAAGAAAGGCAGGAGCGCAGGCGCCCAAGGAACCCAGAGCTGGCGCAATAAAAACGAGAGACGATGCCCGAAGTCATTTTTCCCGGTCCCGAAGGTCGCCTCGAGGGGCGCTACCACCCGCAGCCCGCACCCGACGCGCCGATCGCGATCATTCTGCACCCCGATCCGCAATTCGGCGGCACGATGAACAACCGCGTCGTCTATAACCTGCACTACGCCTTCTACAAAATGGGCTTCACCGTTCTGCGCTTCAACTTCCGGGGCGTGGGCCGCAGCCAAGGCGAATACGATCAAGGCGTGGGCGAATTGTCCGATGCGGCCTCGGCGCTGGACTACCTGCAGACGATGAACCCCAACTCGAAACATTGCTGGGTCGCGGGCCATTCCTTCGGCGCGTGGATCGGCATGCAGCTTCTGATGCGCCGCCCCGAGATCACCGGCTTCATCTCCGTGGCCCCGCCCGGCCCCTCGTCGCCCGGCCCCGGCAACTACGACTATTCCTTCCTCGCGCCCTGCCCGTCCTCGGGTCTGATCATCAACGGCACGAACGACCGGATCGCGCAGCCCAAGGAAACCGAACAACTGGTCTCCAAGCTGCAGGAGCAGAAGGGCATCACGATCACCCATGAGGTCATCGAAGGCGCGGACCACTTCTTCAAGAACGAAGAAGCCCATATGCAACCGATGATCGACACGGTTCAGACCTATGTCCGCCGCCGCCTGACGGAGGGCACGCGCTAATGGCGCTGATCGACGAACTTGCTGAAAAGCTCGCCACCGACACGATGGAGGCGATGCGCAAATACGACGACGAACGCCTCTTCATGGAGGTGAGCAACTATATCGGCACGTCGTCGCCCTCGCTGCAGGAGGCCTATATCACGGCCTGTCGCCTGCATATGGCCGAGCAGCGTGGCCGCGAATTCTTCGAGCGCAAGCTGGTGGAATTGGAAAAGCGGGCGCAGGCAGCGGCGAAGACACCGGATTCCGGGACCGGGTCATGAGCCCGGGGGCCGCGCGCGTCGTTTTCGCGGCAGCCCTCTCCCTCGCCCTGTCGCTGATCATCGCGACAGCTTTTCATGCAAGCCACATGATTTGCGATGGAGAGTGGGACGGCGCGTCGTCGCGCGGTGCGGCGCTGGTGATGGGCCTCGGCGAACTCCTCGCGAACCCGATGCATCTGATCCTTGTTGTGGCCCCGCTCTGGCTGGGCTGGGCCGGGTTGCTGCTCGCGGCCGCAAACCGCGCGATCCCGCCGGTTCTGGGGATGGGAATCGTCGTCTTCTCAATCCTCGCCACGGTCCTATTCTACGCCTTCGCGGCGCCGAACCTCGACTGTTCCGGCTATACCGACCGCGCGATGAGCTGGCGCGCCGGCGGTCTCTTCGCTTTCGTGGCCCTGCTTCTGCTTCTGCCCCGGCTCTGGAGACGTACATGACCCGGCTCGATCAGCAATTCACCTTCCTCGCCGAAGCCGAGAAACTGAAATCGGTGACCCGCGCGACGCCGATCCACGACGCCTCGCGCCCCGAGAATTCCGGAGAGCATAGCTGGTCGCTCGCGCTCTATGCGCTGACGCTGGCCGAGCAGGCGCCCGAAGGCGTCTCGATCGACCGGGTGATCCGGATGCTCCTGCTGCACGATCTGGTCGAGATCGACGTGGGCGATGTTCCGATCCACAGCCAAGGCGGCACGGCGCATGGCGCGGAAGACATCCTGAAAGCAGAAGCCGCCGCCGCCGAACGTATCTTCGGGTTGTTGCCCGGGGATCAGGGAGCGCAGATGCTGGCGCTCTGGCAGGAATTCGAGGCCAACGAGACCCCCGACGCGATCTTCGCGAAATCGCTCGACCGGGTGCAGCCTGTGCTGCTCAACCACCAGTCGGGCGGCGGGTCGTGGATCGATTACGATGTCAGCTTCACCCAACTCGAAGAGCGCATCGGCACCAAGATCGCCCGTGGCGCGCCCGCGGTGTGGGACTGGGTACGCGATCGGGTCGAAGGCTGGTTCGCCGCGCGCAGCTAAGCCGCGCCCGGCCCTCGCCCCCCCCTAATCCGAGGCGTTCCTCCGGGATTTCGCGGAACCTCCGTATACAATCGCATACCGTCTAGCCAAGCGCATCTGAATCGGGTAAGAGGCAGCAAACCGAGGCTTCAACCGAAGAGGGCTGTGCCATGAGCGACAAGAACACTCCTGACATCATTTACACCAAGGTCGACGAGGCCCCGGAACTGGCGAGCGCATCGCTGTTGCCGATCGTGCGCAAATTCGCGCAAGCGGCCGGGATTTCGGTGGGCACCAAGGATATCTCGCTCGCGGGCCGTATCCTCGCCACCTTCCCCGAAGCGCTCACCGAAGAGCAGCGCCAGTCGGACGATCTGGCTTGGCTCGGCGATTACGTGAAGACGCCGCAGGCCAACGTCATCAAGCTGCCGAACATCTCGGCCTCGGTGCCGCAGCTGGTCGCCGCCGTGCGCGAACTGCAAGGTCAGGGTTACGCCCTGCCCGACTACCCCGAAGAGCCGAAGACGGATGAGGAAAAAGCCGTCCGCGCGAAATACGACTCGATCAAGGGCTCGGCCGTGAACCCGGTGCTGCGCGAGGGCAACTCCGACCGCCGCGCTGCCGCCGCCGTGAAGAAATTCGCGCAGAACAACCCGCACCGCATGGGCGAGTGGACCGCCGACAGCAAGACCCGCGTGGCCACCATGTCGGAAGGCGATTTCTTCTCGAACGAACTCTCGGCCACCGTGCCGAAGGCATCCACCGCGAAGATCGTTCTGGAAGGCGCCGATGGCGAAACCATTCTCAAGGACGGCGTGAGCTACCCCGAAGGCACCGTGGTCGATGCGACCTACATGTCGGCTGACAAGCTCGACGCCTTCCTTGCCGAGGAAATCAAGAAAACCAAGGACGAAGGCGTCCTGTTCTCGCTGCACATGAAAGCGACGATGATGAAGGTCTCCGACCCGATCATCTTCGGTCATGCGGTGAAGGAATGGCTCAAGCCGGTCTTCGAGAAATACGGCGACAAGATGAAGTCGCTCGGCGTCGATCCGGCCTCGGGCATGGGCGACCTGCTGGAGCGCGTGAAGGGCGAGCCGGAGATCCTCGCCGCGATCGAGGAAGTCCGCGACCAGCGTCCGCCGATGTATATGGTGAACTCGGACAAGGGCATCACCAACCTGCATGTGCCGTCCGACGTCATCATCGACGCCTCGATGCCCGCGCTGATCCGCGCCGGCGGCAAGGGCTGGGGCCCGGACAACAAGGAGCATGACTGCGTCTGCGTGATCCCGGACAGCTCCTATGCACCTGTCTACGATGCGACGATCGAGTATTTCAAAGCCAACGGCAAACTGAACCCCGCCACCGCGGGCACCGTTCAGAACATCGGCCTGATGGCACAGAAAGCCGAGGAATACGGCTCGCACCCGACCACCTTCGAGATCCCGACCGACGGCACCGTGAAGATGGTTCTGGACGACGGCACGGTCCTGCATTCGCATGACGTGAAGAAGGGCGACATCTGGCGTTCGGCCTCGGCCCGCAAGGCGCCGATCGAAGACTGGGTGAACCTCGCCATCGACCGTCAGAAGGCGACCGGCTACCGCGCGATCTTCTGGCTCGACGAGACCCGCGCCCACGATGCGGAGCTGATCTCCTTCGTGAAGCCGATCTTGGAGGCCAAAGGCGTGGCCGACAAGTTCGAGATCATGGCCCCGCGTGAGGCGACCATCGCCTCGCTCGAGACCATCACCAAGGGCGAGAACACGATCGCGATCACCGGCAACGTGCTGCGCGACTACCTGACCGACCTGTTCCCGATCCTCGAGCTGGCCACCTCGGCCAAGATGCTCTCGATCGTGAAGCTGATGCAGGGCGGCGGTCTGTTCGAGACCGGCGCGGGCGGCTCGGCGCCCAAGCACGTCCAGCAGCTGGTTGAAGAAAACCACCTGCGTTGGGACAGCCTCGGCGAATTCTGCGCCTTGGGCGAGAGCTTCAAGTTCTTCGCCGACCAGACCGACAACGCGAAAGCGCGCGTGCTGGGTGAAACCGTGGAGACCGCGACGCAGGGCATTCTCGACAATGACCGCTCGCCCTCGCGCAAGGTCGGCGAGCCCGACAACCGCGCCAGCCACTACTGGTTCGCCCGCTACTGGGCCGACGCGCTGGCCGCACAGTCGAGCGATGCCGAGCTGGCCGCCGAATTCGCCCCCATTGCCAAGGCGCTGGCCGATGGCGAAGCGAAGATCGTGGCCGAACTGGCAGAGGTTCAGGGCAAGCCCGCCGATATCGGCGGCTACTACCACGCCGATCCGAAAAAGCTCTCGGCGGTGATGCGCCCGAGCGAAACGCTCAACGCCATCATCGGCTGAGAGCACTGAGACAGAGGGGGCGGCGCGGGCCGCCCCTTTCGATTCCCGGCCTCCCCGGAACACAAACCCGTGAATTTTGGAAGGAACGCGCATGACCAAGATCAAGGTAGACAACCCCGTCGTCGAACTCGACGGCGACGAGATGACCCGCATCATCTGGGACTTCATCAAGCAGAAGCTGATCCTGCCCTATCTCGATATCGACCTGAAATATTACGACCTCGGCATCGAGAGCCGCGACGCGACCGACGACCAGATCACCGTCGACGCGGCCGAGGCGATCAAGCAATACGGCGTCGGCGTCAAATGCGCGACGATCACGCCGGACGAGGCGCGCATGGAGGAATTCAACCTCAAGCGCATGTATCGCTCGCCCAACGGCACGATCCGCAACATCCTCGGCGGCGTCATCTTCCGCGAGCCGATCATCTGCAAGAACGTCCCGCGCCTCGTTCCGGGCTGGACCAAGCCGATCGTCGTGGGTCGTCACGCCTATGGCGACCAGTACAAAGCCACCGATTTCCGCTTCCCCGGCAAGGGCACGATCACGCTGAAATTCGTGGGCGACGATGGCGAGGTGATCGAGAAGGAAGTGTTCAAGGCCCCCGACGCGGGCGTCGTGATGGGCATGTACAACCTCGACAAATCGATCATCGACTTCGCGCGGGCCTCGCTGAACTACGGTCTGCTGAAGGGCTGGCCGGTGTATCTCTCGACCAAGAACACGATCCTCAAAGCCTATGACGGGCGCTTCAAGGATCTGTTCCAGCAGGTCTTCGAAGAAGAATTCGCCGAGAAGTTCAAGGACGCGGGCATCTGGTACGAGCACCGCCTGATCGACGACATGGTGGCGAGCTCGCTGAAATGGTCGGGCGGCTATGTCTGGGCCTGCAAGAACTACGATGGCGACGTGCAGTCGGATACGGTCGCGCAGGGCTTCGGCTCGCTGGGCCTGATGACCTCGATCCTGATGACGCCCGATGGCAAGACGGTGGAAGCCGAGGCCGCGCACGGCACGGTGACGCGTCACTACCGCCAGCATCAGCAGGGCAAGGAGACCTCGACGAACTCCATCGCCTCGATCTTCGCCTGGACGGGTGGCCTGAAGCACCGCGCCAAGCTGGACGACAACGCGCAGCTTCAGACTTTCGCGGAAACGCTCGAGAAGGTCTGCGTGCAGGCGGTCGAAGACGGTCACATGACCAAGGACCTCGCGCTGCTCGTCGGCCCCGATCAGAAGTGGCTGACCACGATGGGCTTCCTCGAGAAAATCGACGAATACCTGAACAAGTCGCTGTCGCTGTAAAGCGCGCGAAACGGGTTGAGGAAGGCGGGGTTCTCCCCGCCTTTTTCATTTGGCGAGGCGGTTGGCTCCTGACTGGCATGGGGCGACCAGCCCCGGGCCGCGCCCGACCTCCCCCCGGGAGGGCGCATCGGCGATGTCCGCGCAGGCACGACCGACACACGGGCAGCACGATAAAGCGCCAAATCACGAACGAGGCACAGCGCCCACCCGAGGTCGGGCGCGTCCCTCAATCCTTAGTCGGGCCAGGCGCATCACACGCCCGGCCCTTTCGCTTACCGCATCATGCTCCACGGCTCTGGCGGAGGCTCGGCGGGCCCGAGCCCGATATCTCTGCGCAAGTGGTCGCTGAGTTGCTCCGCATCGAGCGGGCGCGGCTTGCCGCCACGCGCGATGAGCGCGAACAGCGCCGCGCGGAGAACTTTGCCTGCGCCGAACTTGGCGATGGCGGCTTCGATGGTGAACGCGTCGCTCGGACGCTCGAGAGTCTGGATCATGTCATGTCCCGGCGCGGGACCATCCCCGCAACCGGCCTTTCTTCTACTGATGTGAAAGAAGACCCGACGGGGACCGCGAGAGCGCGGCCAAGATGCGTCGCGACAGGATCGGGACGCGGAAATCGGGTCAGTTTGCGGGAGTGGGGCCTAGGCCCCGGGGCGTATCGGGAGGGTCAGTCCTGGCGTCGTGCGACGCGAGTGGTGCCCGAAAAACCGATACGGGTTTCGCACTGCGATGCGAGGGCTTGGCGATATGACATCATGGCGGCCCT
Proteins encoded in this region:
- the sufB gene encoding Fe-S cluster assembly protein SufB, which codes for MAGVDQVEVREGVDRETVETVQNMGTYKYGWNTDIEMEYAPKGVNTDIVRLISDKNKEPEWMTEWRLQAFSRWEDMPKPNWALLKVPEIDFQDQYYYARPKSMVEKPKSLDEVDPKLLATYEKLGIPLKEQMILAGVEGAEDINLEDRQIAVDAVFDSVSVGTTFKDKLAEAGVIFCSISEAIQEHPELVKKYLGSVVPQADNFYAALNSAVFSDGSFVYVPPGVRCPMELSTYFRINAENTGQFERTLIIADKGSYVSYLEGCTAPKRDTAQLHAAVVEIIVEEDAEVKYSTVQNWFPGDEDGKGGIYNFVTKRADCRGDRAKVMWTQVETGSAITWKYPSCILRGNESQGEFYSIAIANNWQQADTGTKMIHLGKDTRSRIVSKGISAGQAQNTYRGLVSMHPKATDSRNYTQCDSLLIGDKCGAHTVPYIEVKNNSSRVEHEATTSKVDDDQLFYCRARGMDEEEAVALVVNGFCREVLQALPMEFAMEAQSLVAISLEGSVG
- a CDS encoding cysteine desulfurase family protein; amino-acid sequence: MARSYLDWNATTPLRAEARQAMIEAMDVVGNPSSVHSEGRAAKALMERARAQVAAALGAEGQDVIFTSGATEAAALALSGREVHCAGVEHDAIRSWCIEDLPVDRAGRITVTDPANSALQLANSETGVVQDLPEGLYLSDLTQGFGKIPFAFNWLGTTCGIVSAHKLGGPKGVGALIVKRGTDIAAQLKGGGQEMGRRAGTENLIGIAGFGAAAEAASRDLEGGIWREIEKLRNILENAIADRASETIFVGNESHRLPNTSCFITPGWKGETQVMQMDLGGFAVSAGSACSSGKVKSSAALVAMGFSETEAGSALRVSLGPQSREEDVMRFAEHWLKCEAKHRARRG
- the iscR gene encoding Fe-S cluster assembly transcriptional regulator IscR, encoding MKLSTKGRYAMVALVDLALAGEGSRTSLAALSERQDISLPYLEQLFVRLRRAGLVNSVRGPGGGYRLARCPSEIRISEIFEAVDETVSAMHVGAGASGAISGSRAQSMANRLWESLSAQVFVFLHQTTLDDVVKNRMKPCPAVPSLFSVVDE
- a CDS encoding heavy metal-binding domain-containing protein; the protein is MIVTTTPSIEGRPIATYHGIVVGEAIMGANVVRDIFAQVTDIIGGRSGAYESKLQDARATALGELEDRARELGANAVVGVDLDYEVVGQSMLMVSASGTAVTVS
- a CDS encoding NADP-dependent isocitrate dehydrogenase; protein product: MSDKNTPDIIYTKVDEAPELASASLLPIVRKFAQAAGISVGTKDISLAGRILATFPEALTEEQRQSDDLAWLGDYVKTPQANVIKLPNISASVPQLVAAVRELQGQGYALPDYPEEPKTDEEKAVRAKYDSIKGSAVNPVLREGNSDRRAAAAVKKFAQNNPHRMGEWTADSKTRVATMSEGDFFSNELSATVPKASTAKIVLEGADGETILKDGVSYPEGTVVDATYMSADKLDAFLAEEIKKTKDEGVLFSLHMKATMMKVSDPIIFGHAVKEWLKPVFEKYGDKMKSLGVDPASGMGDLLERVKGEPEILAAIEEVRDQRPPMYMVNSDKGITNLHVPSDVIIDASMPALIRAGGKGWGPDNKEHDCVCVIPDSSYAPVYDATIEYFKANGKLNPATAGTVQNIGLMAQKAEEYGSHPTTFEIPTDGTVKMVLDDGTVLHSHDVKKGDIWRSASARKAPIEDWVNLAIDRQKATGYRAIFWLDETRAHDAELISFVKPILEAKGVADKFEIMAPREATIASLETITKGENTIAITGNVLRDYLTDLFPILELATSAKMLSIVKLMQGGGLFETGAGGSAPKHVQQLVEENHLRWDSLGEFCALGESFKFFADQTDNAKARVLGETVETATQGILDNDRSPSRKVGEPDNRASHYWFARYWADALAAQSSDAELAAEFAPIAKALADGEAKIVAELAEVQGKPADIGGYYHADPKKLSAVMRPSETLNAIIG
- a CDS encoding alpha/beta hydrolase, whose protein sequence is MPEVIFPGPEGRLEGRYHPQPAPDAPIAIILHPDPQFGGTMNNRVVYNLHYAFYKMGFTVLRFNFRGVGRSQGEYDQGVGELSDAASALDYLQTMNPNSKHCWVAGHSFGAWIGMQLLMRRPEITGFISVAPPGPSSPGPGNYDYSFLAPCPSSGLIINGTNDRIAQPKETEQLVSKLQEQKGITITHEVIEGADHFFKNEEAHMQPMIDTVQTYVRRRLTEGTR
- a CDS encoding NADP-dependent isocitrate dehydrogenase; this translates as MTKIKVDNPVVELDGDEMTRIIWDFIKQKLILPYLDIDLKYYDLGIESRDATDDQITVDAAEAIKQYGVGVKCATITPDEARMEEFNLKRMYRSPNGTIRNILGGVIFREPIICKNVPRLVPGWTKPIVVGRHAYGDQYKATDFRFPGKGTITLKFVGDDGEVIEKEVFKAPDAGVVMGMYNLDKSIIDFARASLNYGLLKGWPVYLSTKNTILKAYDGRFKDLFQQVFEEEFAEKFKDAGIWYEHRLIDDMVASSLKWSGGYVWACKNYDGDVQSDTVAQGFGSLGLMTSILMTPDGKTVEAEAAHGTVTRHYRQHQQGKETSTNSIASIFAWTGGLKHRAKLDDNAQLQTFAETLEKVCVQAVEDGHMTKDLALLVGPDQKWLTTMGFLEKIDEYLNKSLSL
- a CDS encoding HD domain-containing protein; translated protein: MTRLDQQFTFLAEAEKLKSVTRATPIHDASRPENSGEHSWSLALYALTLAEQAPEGVSIDRVIRMLLLHDLVEIDVGDVPIHSQGGTAHGAEDILKAEAAAAERIFGLLPGDQGAQMLALWQEFEANETPDAIFAKSLDRVQPVLLNHQSGGGSWIDYDVSFTQLEERIGTKIARGAPAVWDWVRDRVEGWFAARS
- the sufC gene encoding Fe-S cluster assembly ATPase SufC: MLDIKNLHVKLEEEDKQILKGVNLSVESGKVHAIMGPNGSGKSTLSYVLSGRDGYEVTEGEAHLNDTDLLDSEPEERAAAGLFLAFQYPVEIPGVGNMTFLRTALNAQRKARGEEEISAGDFLKLVRGKAKSLKIDADMLKRPVNVGFSGGEKKRNEILQMAILEPKMCILDETDSGLDVDAMRLVAEGVNALRDEGRSFLVITHYQRLLDHIKPDVVHIMADGRIIETGGPELALEVEKNGYADLLAKHGISEVMA